One genomic region from Gammaproteobacteria bacterium encodes:
- a CDS encoding TonB-dependent receptor: MSCVRFVRYAAAIATACLAVPVAAQGPGNLQGLVVTANRLPEPEWAAAAHTTILYGAELERAGIEYVADALRQLPGVALVRGGSFGAITSLFLRGGESDYVQVLIDGVRMNEPGGAFDFASLTTDNVERIEVVRGPASALYGSDAVSGVIQIFTRRGSGRPRGDLSFQGGSYGTRRWQGGLSGGTSSLSYAISVGRNETDGILAFNNQFRHATATGRVQGQLDEATDASVSVRYEDRRFHYPTDGSGNLVDENAHSFGDALSVNVDAGRRWNDAFETRFRVNVHESDSGTDDAPDGPADTLGFHGFKSLTDLRRTTVGGRAIWRPGEGTSVATGYELEQQSVRDFSESLSQYGPSSANSRNERGNRAFYAQLSEFRGPAALNAGVRLEDNERFGSAMTWRAGAAWRAASSGTRVRVSAGTGIKEPTFYETYATGFATGNPDLEPEQSTSYEAGLDQELGGIARLSLTGFRQNYRNLIQYTFSPPAPGGPSYHNVARARSRGLEAEASVAASRVRLSSFYTCLNTEVEDSGFDEGPSATFVEGEPLLRRPRHIIGASAFAQVASGIGLDASVRRTGERSDRDFSAWPANPVTLSAYTLVDLAASFEMGSGAGRPSMRLTVRMENLLDQAYHEVWGFAAPGRAVYVGGSLALGGREG; this comes from the coding sequence ATGAGTTGTGTTCGATTCGTCCGCTATGCCGCCGCCATCGCCACCGCCTGCCTTGCCGTGCCCGTCGCCGCCCAGGGACCGGGCAACCTGCAGGGGCTGGTGGTCACCGCCAACCGGCTACCCGAACCCGAATGGGCCGCCGCGGCCCACACGACCATCCTCTACGGCGCCGAACTGGAGCGGGCCGGCATCGAATACGTGGCCGACGCCCTGCGCCAGCTGCCGGGCGTGGCGCTGGTCCGGGGGGGCTCGTTCGGCGCCATCACGTCGCTCTTCCTGCGGGGTGGCGAGTCGGACTACGTGCAGGTGCTGATCGACGGGGTGCGCATGAACGAGCCCGGCGGCGCCTTCGACTTCGCCTCGCTCACCACCGACAACGTGGAACGCATCGAGGTCGTGCGCGGGCCCGCCTCCGCGCTCTACGGCTCCGACGCGGTGAGCGGGGTCATCCAGATCTTCACCCGGCGCGGAAGCGGCCGGCCCCGGGGAGACCTGTCGTTCCAGGGAGGCAGCTACGGCACCCGGCGCTGGCAGGGTGGGCTCTCGGGAGGGACGAGTTCGCTTTCCTACGCCATCTCCGTCGGGAGGAACGAGACCGACGGCATCCTCGCGTTCAACAACCAGTTCCGCCATGCCACGGCCACGGGCCGGGTCCAGGGGCAGCTCGATGAGGCGACCGACGCTTCGGTTTCGGTACGCTACGAGGATCGGCGCTTCCACTACCCTACCGACGGCTCCGGAAACCTGGTGGACGAGAACGCCCACAGCTTCGGCGACGCGCTGTCGGTCAACGTCGATGCAGGCCGACGCTGGAACGACGCCTTCGAAACCCGGTTCCGAGTCAACGTCCATGAGTCGGACTCGGGCACCGACGACGCTCCGGACGGTCCGGCCGACACGCTCGGCTTCCACGGCTTCAAGAGCCTCACCGACCTGCGCCGGACGACGGTCGGAGGGCGCGCGATCTGGAGGCCCGGCGAGGGAACCTCGGTCGCCACGGGCTACGAACTGGAGCAGCAGTCGGTGCGCGACTTCAGCGAATCGCTCTCCCAGTACGGCCCGAGTTCGGCCAACTCCCGCAACGAGCGCGGAAACCGGGCCTTCTACGCGCAACTGTCGGAGTTTCGCGGGCCCGCGGCGCTGAATGCCGGGGTGCGCCTCGAGGACAACGAGCGCTTCGGCTCGGCGATGACCTGGCGGGCTGGCGCTGCGTGGCGGGCCGCTTCTTCGGGCACGCGCGTGCGGGTGTCGGCGGGGACCGGGATCAAGGAACCCACCTTCTACGAGACGTACGCCACCGGCTTCGCGACCGGCAATCCGGATCTCGAACCGGAGCAATCGACCAGCTACGAGGCGGGGCTGGACCAGGAGCTGGGGGGCATCGCCCGGCTCTCGCTCACCGGATTCCGCCAGAACTACCGCAACCTCATTCAGTACACCTTCTCGCCGCCCGCGCCGGGAGGCCCCAGCTACCACAACGTGGCGAGGGCGCGCAGCCGCGGGCTGGAGGCGGAGGCGTCGGTTGCCGCCAGCCGGGTTCGGCTGTCGAGCTTCTACACGTGCCTGAACACGGAAGTGGAGGACTCGGGCTTCGACGAGGGCCCGTCGGCGACGTTCGTGGAGGGCGAGCCGCTGCTGCGCCGGCCAAGGCACATCATCGGGGCGAGCGCCTTCGCCCAGGTCGCGAGCGGGATCGGGCTGGACGCGAGCGTGCGGCGCACGGGAGAGCGCAGCGACCGCGACTTCAGCGCCTGGCCGGCCAATCCGGTGACGCTGTCCGCCTACACGCTTGTGGACCTGGCGGCGAGCTTCGAGATGGGCTCGGGCGCGGGACGGCCGAGTATGCGGCTGACCGTGCGCATGGAAAACCTGCTGGACCAGGCATACCATGAGGTGTGGGGATTCGCCGCGCCCGGGCGGGCCGTCTACGTTGGCGGCAGCTTGGCGCTGGGTGGCCGAGAAGGATAG
- a CDS encoding Fic family protein — MAQRYTAHPGRRPVGQAWLRQELDLAVPVPAVESHVVSGARRTEVHGTRVREDYPLHYAPDHSLAGQLRFTLRHEPFDVRILAAAFRQIDAATLEDWVRSEPTGAYSRRAWFLYEALTGRTLDVDDARSGNYVEVLDPKKFVVAARHNSRRHRVIDNLLGGSDLCVTVRRTPKLLRQMAMPIDDEARSLCAAFDRSLLTRAVDYLYTRETRSSFAIEGEKPSSRRAARFVRALSEAATFDPLDKDALVRLQGSIVDPRYAATDWRDVQIFVGRMGAGFREEVHFVCPRPGDVPSLMKGWMKLAERVSHESVPPVVGAAVLAFAFVFVHPFDDGNGRIHRFLIHHVLASRGYTPRDFIFPVSAAILRDRRGYDRVLDSFSRPILEFIDWRWGPDRSLLVEGDTRDLYRFIDMTAFAEYLHDRVAETVRHDLREELGFIAAFDRAFRAVSEIVDMPDRRTSLLIRLCVQNGGRLSARKRPRFRELSDGEVAAIESAIQRAFATDPREPGVPAVDPLHAPG; from the coding sequence ATGGCACAACGATACACCGCTCATCCCGGCAGGAGACCTGTGGGGCAGGCCTGGCTCCGCCAGGAGCTGGACCTGGCCGTACCCGTTCCGGCGGTCGAGAGTCATGTGGTTTCCGGCGCGCGCCGGACCGAGGTTCACGGGACCCGCGTGCGGGAGGACTATCCTCTGCACTACGCGCCGGACCACTCGCTTGCGGGGCAACTCCGTTTCACGCTGCGCCATGAGCCGTTTGATGTGCGCATCCTGGCTGCGGCCTTCAGGCAGATCGATGCGGCGACGCTGGAAGACTGGGTACGGAGCGAGCCCACGGGTGCCTACAGCCGCCGCGCGTGGTTCCTGTACGAGGCGCTCACGGGACGGACCCTCGATGTCGACGACGCGCGCAGCGGCAACTACGTCGAAGTCCTCGATCCGAAAAAGTTCGTCGTAGCGGCGCGCCACAACTCCCGGCGGCACCGGGTCATAGACAATCTGCTCGGCGGCTCCGACCTCTGTGTTACCGTCAGGCGGACCCCCAAGCTTCTGCGCCAGATGGCGATGCCCATCGACGACGAGGCACGCTCCCTTTGCGCAGCGTTCGACCGGAGCCTTCTCACCCGCGCGGTCGACTATCTGTACACCCGGGAAACGCGATCCTCCTTTGCAATCGAAGGCGAGAAGCCGTCTTCGCGTCGTGCTGCTCGCTTCGTGCGGGCGCTCAGCGAAGCAGCCACCTTCGACCCGCTGGACAAGGATGCGCTGGTCCGGCTTCAAGGGTCGATCGTCGACCCGCGCTATGCCGCCACGGACTGGCGCGACGTTCAGATCTTCGTCGGCCGGATGGGTGCGGGCTTCCGCGAAGAGGTCCACTTCGTGTGCCCCCGGCCGGGCGACGTGCCCTCGCTCATGAAGGGTTGGATGAAGCTGGCCGAGCGCGTCTCGCATGAGAGCGTTCCGCCCGTCGTCGGCGCGGCGGTTTTGGCCTTCGCGTTTGTCTTCGTTCATCCCTTCGATGACGGAAACGGCCGCATCCACCGGTTCCTCATCCATCACGTGCTGGCTTCGAGGGGATACACGCCCAGGGACTTCATCTTCCCTGTGTCCGCGGCCATTTTGCGCGATCGTCGTGGCTACGATCGGGTGCTGGACAGCTTCTCCCGGCCGATCCTGGAATTCATCGACTGGCGATGGGGTCCGGACAGAAGCCTGCTCGTGGAAGGCGACACGCGCGATCTCTATCGGTTCATCGATATGACCGCGTTCGCCGAATACCTTCACGACCGGGTGGCCGAGACGGTCCGTCACGATCTTCGGGAAGAACTCGGCTTCATCGCCGCTTTCGATCGAGCCTTCAGAGCGGTCTCGGAGATCGTGGACATGCCCGACCGGCGCACCTCGCTCCTCATACGGCTCTGCGTGCAGAACGGAGGACGGCTCTCGGCGAGGAAGCGTCCCCGTTTTCGCGAGCTGAGCGATGGCGAAGTGGCTGCCATCGAATCCGCCATACAGCGCGCCTTCGCCACGGATCCGCGCGAACCCGGCGTCCCCGCCGTTGACCCCCTTCACGCGCCCGGCTAG
- a CDS encoding N-acetyltransferase, which produces MRNPTSPLAVAPVESRADLRRFVNLPWSIYRADPDWVPPLKRDVRAAFDTARHPFHLHSEVQPWLALRGGRVVGRICAIRNRNHERVHGEAVGFFGWFECIDDPEVAEALFDAVRAWLRERGLTAMRGPTSFSTNETTGLLVEGDSGPPALLLAHNPPWYPALLEGCGLRKVKDLYAWHIVAGNWPEYLFRAERIVTHRYGIRIRTLEMSRFDEELALVRRLYNSAWRKNWGFVPLTDAEIDHMAAELRPIIDPNLVLFAETREGEAIGLAVAFPDFNQVLHKLNGRLTPLAIMKLLAHRRRITRLRVLILGLLEKWRGKGIDALLYLALFRNASAAGMREADMSWILEGNHRMNAAIERMGGRIYRTYRLYEAPL; this is translated from the coding sequence ATGAGGAATCCCACTTCGCCGCTCGCAGTGGCGCCGGTCGAGAGCCGAGCCGACCTGCGACGCTTCGTCAACCTGCCCTGGTCGATCTATCGCGCCGACCCCGACTGGGTGCCGCCCCTGAAGCGGGACGTCCGCGCCGCCTTCGACACGGCAAGACATCCCTTCCACCTTCACTCCGAGGTTCAGCCCTGGCTCGCGCTCCGCGGCGGCAGAGTGGTGGGGCGCATCTGCGCGATCCGCAACCGGAATCACGAACGGGTGCACGGGGAGGCGGTCGGTTTCTTCGGCTGGTTCGAGTGCATCGACGATCCGGAGGTGGCGGAAGCGCTGTTCGACGCCGTTCGGGCGTGGCTCCGCGAACGCGGTCTCACGGCCATGCGCGGCCCGACCAGCTTTTCCACCAACGAGACCACCGGCCTCCTGGTCGAGGGAGACAGCGGACCGCCGGCGCTGCTTCTGGCCCACAACCCGCCGTGGTATCCGGCCCTGCTCGAAGGCTGCGGGCTCCGCAAGGTCAAGGACCTCTACGCCTGGCACATCGTGGCAGGGAACTGGCCCGAATACCTGTTTCGCGCCGAGAGGATCGTGACGCACCGCTACGGCATCCGCATCCGCACATTGGAAATGTCGAGGTTCGACGAGGAACTCGCCCTCGTTCGGCGACTCTACAATTCCGCCTGGAGGAAGAACTGGGGGTTCGTCCCCTTGACGGACGCCGAGATCGATCACATGGCCGCCGAACTGAGGCCGATCATCGACCCGAACCTCGTTCTCTTCGCAGAAACGCGCGAAGGGGAAGCGATCGGGCTCGCGGTCGCCTTTCCGGACTTCAACCAGGTTCTGCACAAGCTCAACGGACGGCTCACCCCGCTCGCGATCATGAAGCTGCTGGCCCACAGGCGCAGGATCACCCGCCTGCGCGTCCTCATTCTGGGGCTCCTGGAGAAGTGGCGGGGCAAGGGCATCGATGCGCTCCTCTACCTCGCGCTGTTCCGAAACGCCAGCGCCGCCGGGATGAGGGAGGCGGATATGTCCTGGATCCTGGAGGGGAACCACCGAATGAACGCCGCGATCGAACGGATGGGGGGCAGGATCTACCGCACCTACCGCCTCTATGAGGCTCCGCTGTAG
- a CDS encoding amidohydrolase family protein, which yields MFDHPRHGSTHVVAALLLVLTLAGCAPADAPSADGVVAFTGMRLIDGVGGDPVENAAMVVRDGRIEAVGAAAGVQIPDGAEQVDLSGRHVVPGLINTHGHVGRTAGGLEGEAADEAVRNELRLYAAYGVTTVNSLGGGTEPSMRVRDANNDDSGLTHARLLMAGPVLTGSTAEEVRAEVADNARLNPDWLKLRVDDNLGASTKMPPEAYRAAIDAAHEMGVGLAAHLFYLDDGKDLLRSGADFLAHSVRDVPIDQEFIDLIAETGVCYCPTLTREVSTFIYREQPDFFFDDFFTRHANAEEVAGLDQEDRRRSFLESRSAALYEEALDVALDNLKAASDAGVTLSFGTDTGPVGRFQGFFEHMEMEIMANAGLTPAQILATATRDAAACLELDDVGTLEPGKWADFIVVAEDPLADIMNMRSIESVWIAGNQVER from the coding sequence ATGTTCGATCATCCACGGCATGGCTCAACCCACGTTGTCGCTGCCCTCCTGCTTGTCCTGACGCTCGCCGGCTGCGCTCCCGCCGACGCGCCATCTGCGGACGGCGTGGTCGCCTTCACCGGCATGCGCCTCATCGACGGCGTCGGGGGCGACCCGGTCGAGAACGCGGCGATGGTGGTGCGGGACGGGCGCATCGAGGCGGTGGGCGCGGCCGCCGGGGTGCAGATCCCGGACGGCGCCGAACAGGTCGACCTGAGCGGCCGGCACGTGGTGCCCGGACTCATCAACACCCACGGCCACGTGGGCCGCACCGCCGGCGGGCTCGAGGGAGAAGCCGCCGACGAGGCCGTCCGCAACGAGCTGCGGCTGTACGCGGCCTACGGCGTCACCACGGTGAACAGCCTGGGCGGGGGCACGGAGCCCAGCATGCGCGTACGGGATGCCAACAACGACGACTCCGGTCTCACGCACGCGCGCCTGCTCATGGCGGGGCCGGTCCTCACCGGCTCGACCGCCGAGGAGGTGCGCGCCGAGGTCGCCGACAACGCGCGCCTCAACCCGGACTGGCTCAAGCTGCGGGTGGACGACAATCTGGGCGCCAGCACCAAGATGCCTCCCGAGGCCTACCGCGCGGCCATCGACGCGGCGCACGAGATGGGCGTCGGCCTGGCGGCCCACCTCTTCTATCTGGACGACGGCAAGGACCTGCTGCGCTCGGGCGCCGACTTCCTCGCCCACAGCGTGCGCGACGTGCCCATCGACCAGGAATTCATCGACCTCATCGCCGAAACCGGGGTCTGCTACTGCCCCACCCTGACCCGCGAGGTGTCCACCTTCATCTACCGCGAGCAGCCCGACTTCTTCTTCGACGACTTCTTCACGCGCCACGCCAACGCCGAGGAAGTGGCCGGACTGGATCAGGAGGACCGCCGCCGCTCGTTCCTCGAGAGCCGCTCGGCGGCGCTCTACGAGGAGGCGCTGGACGTCGCGCTCGACAACCTGAAGGCGGCCTCGGACGCGGGGGTCACGCTGTCCTTCGGAACCGACACCGGTCCCGTCGGGCGCTTCCAGGGCTTCTTCGAGCACATGGAGATGGAGATCATGGCCAACGCCGGTCTCACTCCCGCCCAGATCCTGGCCACGGCCACCCGCGACGCCGCCGCATGCCTGGAGCTCGACGACGTGGGCACCCTCGAGCCCGGGAAGTGGGCCGACTTCATTGTCGTCGCGGAGGATCCCCTCGCCGACATCATGAACATGCGTTCCATCGAATCGGTGTGGATCGCGGGCAACCAGGTGGAGCGGTAG
- a CDS encoding L-lactate permease, translating to MSPGVQAALALLPILIGGTLLVGFRVPAKFAMPIAYVSAVVVALTAWQVAPVRVAASSVQGLFLTFDLLVIIFGAILLLNTLEQSGGVSAIRRSFRSISEDRRVQIIIIAWLFGSFIEGAAGFGTPAAVAAPLMVAMGFPAAGAVMIGMMIQSTAVTFGAVGTPVLVGVQGGLGGEAFDAQLLAAGITMDDFLRLVTDRVVVLHAIAGTLMPTFMIVMTTRFFGANRSWTEGLSIFPFALFAGVAFTVPYMFTGWLLGPEFPALLGAPVGLAIVIFAARRGFLIPDDTWDFPERSRWGRGWASGLEARQDLEDDDERVSVGMAWAPYALLAVLLVLSRLSELPVQNWLRAPAITWANVFGTDITATTTPLYLPGTILIAVVAVTFFLHRMKFPELQRAFTKSSRVLLGAGFVLIFTVPMVRIYIQSGVNAADLVSMPIAMAAWVADNVGQVWPMFAGVTGALGAFIAGSNTVSNLMFSLFQHGVAERLAVSSAMIVALQAVGAAAGNMVAIHNVVAASATVGLLGQEGVTLRKTILPTIYYLTVIGVLGLIAVHVIGLADPLMGAGGGSP from the coding sequence ATGTCCCCAGGCGTTCAGGCCGCGCTCGCGCTCCTCCCCATTCTCATCGGGGGCACCCTGCTCGTCGGATTCCGGGTGCCGGCGAAGTTCGCGATGCCCATCGCCTACGTCTCGGCCGTCGTCGTGGCGCTGACGGCGTGGCAGGTGGCTCCGGTCCGCGTCGCGGCGTCCTCGGTCCAGGGGCTGTTCCTGACCTTCGATCTGCTGGTCATCATCTTCGGCGCGATTTTGTTGCTGAACACACTGGAACAGTCGGGCGGCGTCTCCGCGATCCGGCGCAGCTTCCGCAGCATCAGCGAGGATCGCCGGGTCCAGATCATCATCATCGCCTGGCTGTTCGGGTCCTTCATCGAGGGCGCGGCGGGATTCGGGACACCGGCCGCGGTGGCGGCACCGCTCATGGTGGCGATGGGCTTCCCGGCCGCCGGGGCGGTCATGATCGGCATGATGATCCAGAGCACCGCGGTGACCTTCGGGGCCGTGGGCACGCCCGTGCTGGTGGGGGTGCAGGGCGGCCTGGGGGGAGAGGCCTTCGACGCCCAACTCCTCGCCGCCGGCATCACCATGGACGACTTCCTGCGGCTGGTGACCGACCGGGTCGTGGTCCTGCACGCGATCGCCGGCACCCTGATGCCCACCTTCATGATCGTCATGACCACCCGTTTCTTCGGCGCCAACCGGTCGTGGACGGAAGGGCTGTCGATCTTCCCCTTCGCCCTCTTCGCCGGGGTGGCCTTCACCGTCCCCTACATGTTCACGGGATGGCTGCTGGGGCCGGAGTTTCCCGCGCTGCTGGGCGCTCCGGTCGGGCTTGCGATCGTGATCTTCGCGGCGCGCCGCGGCTTCCTGATTCCGGACGACACGTGGGACTTCCCGGAGCGCAGCCGCTGGGGCCGGGGCTGGGCCAGCGGGCTGGAAGCGCGGCAGGATCTGGAGGACGACGACGAGCGCGTCTCCGTGGGGATGGCCTGGGCACCCTATGCGCTGCTGGCCGTGCTGCTGGTCCTGAGCCGGCTGTCGGAGCTGCCCGTGCAGAACTGGCTGCGCGCCCCCGCCATCACCTGGGCGAACGTGTTCGGCACCGACATCACCGCCACCACCACCCCCCTCTACCTGCCTGGAACCATCCTGATCGCGGTGGTCGCCGTGACCTTTTTCCTGCACCGGATGAAGTTCCCCGAGCTGCAGCGGGCGTTCACCAAGTCGTCGCGCGTGCTCCTCGGGGCCGGCTTCGTGCTCATCTTCACCGTGCCCATGGTGCGCATCTACATCCAGTCGGGCGTGAACGCGGCCGACCTGGTCAGCATGCCCATCGCCATGGCCGCCTGGGTCGCGGACAACGTGGGACAGGTGTGGCCGATGTTCGCGGGCGTCACCGGCGCGCTGGGCGCCTTCATCGCCGGATCGAACACGGTCAGCAATCTCATGTTCTCGCTCTTCCAGCACGGCGTAGCCGAGAGGCTGGCGGTGTCGAGCGCGATGATCGTGGCGCTGCAGGCGGTCGGGGCGGCGGCGGGCAACATGGTCGCGATCCACAACGTAGTGGCGGCGTCCGCTACGGTGGGCCTGCTGGGCCAGGAGGGGGTGACGCTGCGCAAGACCATCCTGCCCACCATCTACTACCTCACGGTCATCGGCGTGCTGGGGCTGATCGCCGTGCACGTCATCGGACTGGCCGATCCGCTGATGGGCGCGGGCGGCGGGAGTCCCTGA
- a CDS encoding aminotransferase class III-fold pyridoxal phosphate-dependent enzyme, which yields MRVRPDFTTAEAEALARDRYGILARARELPSERDRNFLLRATGDGRGSSREPSEGAKDSGAEGAAEAFVLKIGNPEESRASLEMQGAILARLAKRWLEDGGALRSTFPAVVPDLAGAPLATVEKGGIHYPLRLVTWLHGVTVAEVNPHSPELLRSWGGVLARLNTALADFEHPAAETGFHWDLRTASALFEERVGSVKGKGRRALLRRRMVDCEERLGPLIPGLRTQVVHGDANDYNVLANRVEDTPPGGRYGDRRVTGIIDFGDAMRTWLASEPAVAGAYAMLSKRDPVGALAQLASGFHEEYPLGEEEIAAVFPLTGMRLCLSATMAAWQRAREPDNEYLSISETHVWELLERMDRGEEFHPDFVHYRLREACGLEPNPRAPGLRAWLRRQRDEGRFASVLPSELAESPHTVFDLSVGSRWLGTTGDLDARGWTDLLFRHTRAVGAAIGIGRYDEARRWYDSDAFAIQGEDGLERRTVHVGIDLFAEPGTPIHAPCDATVHSFRDNDARLDYGPAIILRHEGGGLGAWYTLYGHLSRDSLAGLRPGQQIAAGDEIGRIGPYPENGDWAPHLHFQLMTDLLGREGDFPGVAPPSQRDVWLSLSPDPNLVLGIPDLAPAGRNAASELLGARRKLLGPSLSISYRRPLEMVRGKGAYLYDDAGQPYLDCVNNVAQVGHAHPRVVEAGQDQMAVLNTNTRYLHDSLTEYARRLAATLPDPLGVCFFVCTGSEANELALRMARTHTGREGMVVLEGGYHGNTSSLVQLSSYKFDGPGGAGPPRWVACVPMPDGYRGRYRFSDPDCGALYAEEVGRAVDALGGRPAGFLFESILSCGGQIVLPDGFLRGAFERVRAAGGVCIADEVQVGFGRAGSSFWAFEDHGVVPDIVTMGKPIGNGHPLAAVVTTPEIAESFNNGMEYFNTFGGNPVSCRIGLAVLDVIEEERLQDHARRVGERLLAGLKGLVERHPIVGDARGTGLFQGIELVTDRESLDPAPRHATCLVERMRDRGILLSTDGPLHNVVKIKPPLVFDEDDADRLVSNLDEVLGEDALRTV from the coding sequence ATGCGAGTGCGGCCCGACTTCACGACCGCCGAGGCGGAGGCTCTGGCCAGGGACCGTTACGGCATTCTGGCTCGCGCCAGAGAACTCCCGAGCGAGCGGGACCGGAACTTTCTGCTCCGCGCCACGGGGGACGGGCGGGGTTCGAGTCGGGAGCCGAGCGAGGGGGCGAAAGACTCCGGAGCCGAGGGCGCCGCTGAAGCGTTCGTGCTCAAGATCGGGAACCCGGAGGAATCCCGGGCGTCGCTGGAGATGCAGGGCGCGATCCTGGCGAGGTTGGCGAAGCGGTGGCTGGAGGACGGCGGTGCTCTTCGGTCGACGTTCCCCGCGGTGGTTCCCGATCTCGCTGGAGCCCCTCTCGCGACGGTTGAAAAGGGGGGAATCCATTACCCTTTGCGCCTGGTCACCTGGCTGCACGGGGTGACGGTTGCCGAGGTAAACCCGCACAGCCCGGAGCTGCTGCGTTCCTGGGGAGGCGTGCTGGCCCGCCTGAACACCGCCCTCGCCGACTTCGAGCATCCCGCGGCCGAGACCGGCTTCCACTGGGACCTGCGCACTGCGTCCGCCCTTTTCGAGGAGCGGGTGGGGAGCGTGAAGGGAAAAGGCCGCCGGGCGTTGCTGCGCCGCCGGATGGTGGACTGCGAGGAGAGGCTGGGGCCTCTGATCCCGGGCTTGCGCACCCAGGTGGTACACGGCGACGCCAACGACTACAACGTGCTCGCCAATCGGGTCGAGGACACGCCCCCGGGCGGGCGCTACGGGGACCGGCGGGTCACCGGCATCATCGACTTCGGCGACGCCATGCGCACCTGGCTGGCTTCCGAGCCGGCGGTCGCGGGGGCCTACGCGATGCTCTCGAAGCGCGATCCCGTGGGGGCTCTGGCGCAGCTCGCGAGCGGATTCCACGAGGAGTATCCACTCGGAGAGGAGGAAATCGCCGCCGTCTTCCCGCTTACCGGGATGCGGCTCTGCCTGAGCGCCACCATGGCTGCCTGGCAACGGGCCCGGGAGCCGGACAACGAGTATCTGAGCATCAGTGAAACGCACGTGTGGGAACTGCTGGAGCGCATGGACCGCGGAGAGGAATTCCATCCGGACTTCGTGCACTATCGGTTGCGCGAGGCCTGCGGACTGGAGCCGAACCCGCGTGCTCCGGGCCTGCGCGCATGGCTGAGGCGGCAGCGCGACGAAGGGCGTTTCGCCTCGGTGCTGCCGTCGGAACTGGCGGAGAGCCCGCACACCGTCTTCGACCTGAGCGTGGGCAGCCGGTGGCTCGGCACCACGGGCGACCTGGACGCGCGAGGGTGGACCGATCTTCTGTTCCGCCACACGCGGGCCGTTGGGGCGGCCATCGGGATCGGCCGATACGACGAGGCCCGCCGCTGGTACGACTCCGACGCGTTTGCGATCCAGGGCGAGGACGGGCTGGAGCGGCGAACGGTTCATGTGGGCATCGATCTCTTCGCGGAACCCGGAACGCCGATCCACGCTCCCTGCGATGCAACCGTCCACAGCTTCCGCGACAACGACGCCCGCCTCGACTACGGGCCGGCCATCATTCTGCGCCACGAGGGGGGTGGGCTGGGCGCGTGGTACACCCTCTACGGCCACCTCTCGCGGGACTCGCTGGCCGGGCTCCGCCCAGGACAGCAGATCGCCGCCGGAGACGAGATCGGCAGGATCGGGCCGTATCCGGAGAACGGCGACTGGGCCCCTCATCTTCATTTCCAGCTGATGACGGACCTGCTGGGCCGCGAAGGCGACTTCCCCGGCGTGGCGCCGCCCAGCCAGCGGGACGTGTGGCTCAGCCTTTCGCCGGACCCGAACCTGGTGCTCGGGATCCCGGATCTGGCTCCCGCCGGCAGGAATGCGGCCTCGGAGCTGCTGGGCGCGCGCCGGAAGCTGCTCGGGCCCTCGCTTTCCATCTCCTACCGGCGTCCGCTGGAGATGGTGCGTGGCAAGGGCGCCTACCTGTACGACGATGCAGGCCAGCCCTACCTGGACTGCGTCAACAACGTCGCGCAGGTGGGCCACGCGCACCCGCGCGTGGTCGAGGCCGGTCAGGACCAGATGGCTGTCCTCAACACCAACACCCGCTACCTGCACGACAGCCTCACGGAGTACGCCCGGCGTCTCGCCGCCACGCTGCCCGACCCGCTGGGCGTCTGCTTCTTCGTGTGCACCGGGAGCGAAGCCAACGAGCTGGCGCTGCGCATGGCGCGGACCCACACGGGGCGCGAGGGCATGGTCGTGCTGGAGGGCGGGTATCACGGCAACACGAGTTCACTGGTGCAGCTCAGTTCGTACAAGTTCGACGGGCCGGGGGGCGCGGGGCCGCCGCGGTGGGTCGCGTGCGTCCCCATGCCCGACGGCTATCGCGGCCGTTACCGGTTCTCCGATCCCGACTGCGGCGCGCTCTACGCGGAGGAGGTCGGTCGCGCCGTCGACGCGCTCGGCGGACGGCCCGCCGGCTTCCTCTTCGAGTCGATCCTGAGTTGCGGCGGCCAGATCGTGCTTCCCGACGGCTTCCTGCGCGGCGCGTTCGAGCGCGTGCGGGCGGCAGGCGGGGTTTGCATCGCCGACGAGGTGCAGGTCGGGTTCGGGCGCGCCGGCTCGTCCTTCTGGGCATTCGAGGATCACGGGGTGGTGCCGGACATCGTCACCATGGGCAAGCCCATCGGCAACGGCCATCCGCTCGCCGCCGTGGTGACCACCCCGGAGATCGCCGAGTCCTTCAACAACGGGATGGAGTACTTCAACACCTTCGGCGGCAACCCGGTGTCGTGCCGCATCGGCCTGGCGGTGCTGGACGTGATCGAAGAAGAGAGGCTGCAGGACCACGCCCGGCGGGTCGGTGAGCGGCTGCTCGCGGGGCTGAAGGGCCTGGTGGAGCGCCATCCGATCGTCGGGGACGCGCGTGGGACCGGGCTCTTTCAGGGCATCGAGCTTGTGACGGACCGGGAATCGCTCGATCCGGCCCCTCGCCACGCGACCTGCCTGGTGGAGCGCATGCGCGACCGGGGCATCCTGCTCAGCACCGACGGCCCGCTCCACAACGTGGTGAAGATCAAGCCGCCGCTGGTCTTCGACGAAGACGACGCCGACCGGCTGGTGAGCAACCTCGACGAGGTGTTGGGGGAGGACGCGCTGCGCACGGTGTAG